A DNA window from Halomicrobium mukohataei DSM 12286 contains the following coding sequences:
- a CDS encoding DHH family phosphoesterase, translated as MSPPAGTDTGAPVPDGGTVVYELADGCTLDDVEEGSCYVGTVNGVVEYGVFVDLSEELSGLVHDSNLVGDYDVGDELVVELAEVRENGDVSFEEVQFADYTTEAVGRGTDAVVDDLADVTGETVTVRGEVLQIKQTGGPTIFQLRDESGVVPCAAFDEAGVRAFPAVDLGDVAEVTGRVESRNGGVQVEVDELTVLGGDRERAVRDDIDEALDEAAEPADIDPLVEWPAFEKLWDDLRDVARQLRRTVLEGRPIRMRHHADGDGLCASVPLQLALERFVARHYQDDEAGRHMLKRLPSKAPYYELEDVTRDLNFALENRERHGQKLPLVLMLDNGSTEEDTPAYRNLRHYDIPVVVVDHHHPDPEAVEPLIDAHVNPYLHDEDYRITTGMMCVELARMIDPSLTDELRHVPAVAGVSDRSEGEAMPEYVELARQEGYDEADLRDVGEALDYATFWLKYDDGRELIDDALNVNCDDRDRHEEIVEFLSTRAERDVDTQLDAAMDHLEHERLDNGAHLYQIDVEHHAHRFTYPAPGKTTGKIHDRKVEETGDPVITIGYGPDFAVLRSDGVRLDIPEYVTELSDEIDGGGVSGGGHLVVGSIKFVKGMREQVIDALVEKMADAEIDEELQSTGVLSQD; from the coding sequence ATGTCTCCGCCAGCCGGCACCGACACGGGTGCCCCGGTTCCCGACGGGGGAACCGTCGTTTACGAACTCGCTGACGGCTGCACCCTCGACGACGTCGAGGAGGGCAGCTGCTACGTTGGTACAGTCAACGGCGTCGTCGAGTACGGCGTCTTCGTCGATCTCTCGGAAGAACTGTCCGGACTCGTTCACGACTCGAACCTCGTCGGCGACTACGACGTGGGCGACGAGCTCGTCGTCGAGCTCGCCGAGGTGCGAGAGAACGGCGACGTGAGCTTCGAAGAGGTCCAGTTCGCCGACTACACGACCGAAGCGGTCGGCCGCGGGACCGACGCCGTCGTCGACGACCTCGCGGACGTGACCGGCGAGACCGTCACGGTCCGGGGCGAGGTCCTCCAGATCAAACAGACCGGCGGGCCGACGATCTTCCAGCTCCGAGACGAGAGCGGCGTCGTTCCCTGCGCGGCCTTCGACGAGGCCGGCGTCCGGGCGTTCCCAGCCGTCGACCTCGGCGACGTGGCCGAGGTGACCGGCCGCGTCGAGAGCCGCAACGGCGGCGTCCAGGTCGAGGTCGATGAGCTGACCGTCCTCGGGGGCGACCGCGAGCGGGCGGTCCGTGACGACATCGACGAGGCGCTGGACGAAGCCGCCGAGCCGGCCGACATCGACCCGCTGGTCGAGTGGCCGGCCTTCGAGAAGCTGTGGGACGACCTCAGAGACGTGGCCCGGCAGCTCCGTCGGACCGTCCTCGAAGGGCGGCCGATCCGGATGCGACACCACGCCGACGGCGACGGCCTCTGTGCCAGCGTCCCGCTACAGCTCGCGCTAGAGCGGTTCGTCGCACGGCACTACCAGGACGACGAGGCGGGCCGACACATGCTCAAGCGGCTGCCGAGCAAGGCACCCTACTACGAGCTGGAGGACGTGACCCGCGACCTCAACTTCGCGCTGGAGAACCGCGAGCGTCACGGCCAGAAGCTTCCGCTGGTCCTGATGCTCGACAACGGCTCGACCGAGGAGGACACGCCGGCCTACCGGAACCTCCGACACTACGACATCCCCGTGGTCGTCGTCGACCACCACCACCCCGATCCCGAGGCCGTCGAGCCGCTGATCGACGCCCACGTCAACCCCTACCTCCACGACGAGGACTACCGGATCACGACCGGGATGATGTGCGTCGAACTCGCCCGCATGATCGACCCGTCGCTGACCGACGAGCTGCGCCACGTCCCGGCGGTCGCCGGAGTCTCGGACCGCTCCGAGGGCGAGGCCATGCCCGAGTACGTCGAGCTGGCCCGACAGGAGGGCTACGACGAGGCGGACCTCCGAGACGTCGGCGAAGCACTCGACTACGCGACCTTCTGGCTCAAGTACGACGACGGTCGCGAACTGATCGACGACGCGCTGAACGTCAACTGCGACGACCGGGACCGCCACGAGGAGATCGTCGAGTTCCTCTCGACGCGGGCCGAGCGAGACGTCGACACCCAGCTCGACGCCGCGATGGACCACCTCGAACACGAGCGCCTGGACAACGGCGCACACCTCTACCAGATCGACGTGGAACACCACGCCCATCGCTTTACCTACCCTGCGCCGGGCAAGACCACGGGCAAGATCCACGACCGCAAGGTCGAGGAGACCGGCGATCCCGTCATCACGATCGGCTACGGTCCGGACTTCGCCGTCCTCCGCTCTGACGGCGTCCGCCTCGACATTCCGGAGTACGTCACCGAGCTGAGCGACGAGATCGACGGCGGCGGCGTCAGCGGCGGGGGCCACCTCGTCGTCGGCTCCATCAAGTTCGTCAAGGGGATGCGCGAACAGGTGATCGACGCGCTGGTCGAGAAGATGGCCGACGCCGAGATCGACGAGGAACTACAGAGCACGGGCGTGCTGAGCCAGGACTGA
- a CDS encoding phospholipase D-like domain-containing protein, with translation MVRFAPLLCVCCLFLAASALPAVAQDETTPSAPHPEIVAAYPDPIADGDAGEFVVLRLPAEAELAGYVFTDGDTTVSLSNVSRRGRVALSAGPDRARNHTAAPVVAVDRLGLANGGEHLQVRRNGTVVDRAVYRDTEEGERVTWNGTEPVWRPIGATDRPVVSAEGGHVRAFVLPDGPAVPIQTVRDADDRVLLAGYTLTSGRVTDALVAAHERGVTVRVLLEGAPVGGRTRQGARRLDRLTEAGIEVRLIGGEYARYDYHHAKYAVADDRALVLTENWKPSGTGGHSSRGWGVRTNQSRVVDGLAATYLADASGRDARPWSQFRRGRSFERGAVSNASYETTVAPETVPVEETTLLVTPDNAEPRLVDRLDGAQTSIDVIQVSLGWDGTLADALRRAADRGVRVRLLLSSAWYVREDNERLAERFEEWASANDAPLSVRLADPAGRYEKIHAKGAIVDDRRVVLGSLNWNDRAAANNRETVLLLRGSAVADYYGTVFDADWRGGRSPLPYGLLAAVAGCLGLALIVGGKIRFERR, from the coding sequence ATGGTCCGTTTCGCCCCGCTCCTCTGTGTCTGCTGTCTGTTCCTCGCAGCGAGTGCTCTCCCGGCCGTCGCACAGGACGAGACGACACCGTCTGCTCCGCACCCGGAGATTGTCGCCGCGTATCCGGACCCGATCGCCGACGGCGACGCGGGCGAGTTCGTCGTCCTCCGGCTCCCCGCCGAGGCGGAGCTCGCCGGCTACGTTTTCACCGACGGCGACACGACCGTCTCGCTGTCGAACGTCTCTCGGCGGGGGCGAGTCGCTCTCTCTGCCGGACCCGACCGCGCTCGCAATCACACGGCCGCGCCGGTCGTCGCGGTCGACCGACTCGGACTCGCCAACGGCGGCGAACACCTCCAGGTGCGTCGGAACGGGACCGTCGTCGACCGAGCCGTCTATCGCGACACGGAGGAGGGCGAACGCGTCACCTGGAACGGGACTGAGCCCGTCTGGCGACCGATCGGTGCGACGGACCGGCCGGTGGTGTCGGCAGAGGGAGGCCACGTCCGTGCGTTCGTGCTCCCGGACGGCCCCGCCGTGCCGATCCAGACGGTGCGTGACGCCGACGACCGCGTCCTCCTGGCGGGATACACCCTCACCTCCGGCCGGGTCACCGACGCGCTCGTCGCGGCACACGAACGGGGCGTCACGGTGCGCGTCCTGCTGGAAGGCGCGCCGGTCGGCGGGCGCACGCGCCAGGGCGCACGACGACTCGACCGTCTGACCGAGGCCGGGATCGAGGTTCGCCTGATCGGCGGCGAGTACGCACGCTACGACTACCACCACGCGAAGTACGCGGTCGCCGACGACCGCGCGCTCGTCCTCACCGAGAACTGGAAGCCGAGCGGGACCGGCGGCCACAGCAGCCGCGGCTGGGGTGTCCGAACGAACCAGTCCCGCGTCGTCGACGGTCTCGCGGCGACGTACCTGGCCGACGCCAGCGGTCGCGACGCGCGCCCCTGGTCGCAGTTTCGCCGCGGCCGCTCCTTCGAACGGGGCGCGGTCTCGAACGCGAGCTACGAGACGACCGTCGCTCCCGAGACCGTCCCCGTCGAGGAGACGACGCTGCTGGTGACTCCGGACAACGCCGAGCCGCGACTGGTCGATCGGCTGGACGGAGCCCAGACCTCGATCGACGTGATACAGGTGTCGCTGGGATGGGACGGCACGCTCGCCGACGCGCTCCGACGCGCCGCCGACCGCGGCGTCCGCGTTCGCCTCCTGCTGTCCAGCGCGTGGTACGTCCGCGAGGACAACGAGCGTCTCGCCGAGCGCTTCGAGGAGTGGGCCAGCGCCAACGACGCACCCCTGTCGGTTCGCCTCGCCGACCCTGCGGGACGCTACGAGAAGATCCACGCGAAGGGCGCGATCGTCGACGACCGCCGCGTCGTTCTGGGGAGCCTCAACTGGAACGACCGGGCGGCCGCGAACAACCGCGAGACGGTCCTCTTACTGCGTGGCTCTGCGGTGGCCGACTACTACGGAACGGTGTTCGACGCCGACTGGCGGGGCGGTCGCTCGCCGCTGCCCTACGGACTGCTCGCGGCGGTCGCTGGCTGTCTCGGACTGGCCCTGATCGTCGGCGGGAAAATCAGGTTCGAACGACGGTAG